A part of Carassius carassius chromosome 4, fCarCar2.1, whole genome shotgun sequence genomic DNA contains:
- the LOC132139878 gene encoding butyrophilin-like protein 1 isoform X4 codes for MGSEINVPCHLTPEICAIGMQIKWFKETDCVCIYKNRHVIEGRSYRDRVSLDTHVLERGNVSLHVNIFSVSDVGDYYCQVISGGRTQQITVGVSIKPEVQPVSQSPRFQGRSIHLKLFEIDKVWTKQETDIMNKSALMAGHYNGTAAPPRGHSGLMQHLTCEGGTCTDIS; via the exons ATGGGGTCTGAAATCAATGTTCCTTGTCACTTGACTCCTGAAATCTGTGCCATTGGCATGCAGATCAAATGGTTTAAGGAGACAGACTGTGTTTGCATCTACAAGAACAGACATGTGATCGAGGGGAGGAGCTACAGAGACAGAGTGAGTCTGGACACTCACGTACTGGAGAGAGGAAATGTGTCTTTACATGTAAATATCTTCAGTGTCTCAGATGTTGGTGATTACTACTGTCAGGTCATCAGTGGAGGCAGAACACAACAGATTACAGTAGGAG TGAGCATAAAACCTGAAGTCCAACCTGTGAGTCAGTCACCAAGATTTCAAGGTCGAAGTATTCATCTAAAGCTGTTTGAG ATAGACAAAGTATGGACTAAACAGGAGACAGACATAATGAATAAATCTGCTCTAATGGCTG GTCACTACAACGGAACTGCAGCGCCCCCGCGTGGACACAGTGGTCTAATGCAGCATCTCACTTGTGAAGGTGGAACGTGCACGGATATCTCTTAA
- the LOC132139878 gene encoding selection and upkeep of intraepithelial T-cells protein 4-like isoform X2: MGSEINVPCHLTPEICAIGMQIKWFKETDCVCIYKNRHVIEGRSYRDRVSLDTHVLERGNVSLHVNIFSVSDVGDYYCQVISGGRTQQITVGVSIKPEVQPVSQSPRFQGRSIHLKLFEIDKVWTKQETDIMNKSALMAEELQYMLIRACKEKDRQLERAEQELRETRKMLDRLLRLNPHAQFLDRDKSNPI; this comes from the exons ATGGGGTCTGAAATCAATGTTCCTTGTCACTTGACTCCTGAAATCTGTGCCATTGGCATGCAGATCAAATGGTTTAAGGAGACAGACTGTGTTTGCATCTACAAGAACAGACATGTGATCGAGGGGAGGAGCTACAGAGACAGAGTGAGTCTGGACACTCACGTACTGGAGAGAGGAAATGTGTCTTTACATGTAAATATCTTCAGTGTCTCAGATGTTGGTGATTACTACTGTCAGGTCATCAGTGGAGGCAGAACACAACAGATTACAGTAGGAG TGAGCATAAAACCTGAAGTCCAACCTGTGAGTCAGTCACCAAGATTTCAAGGTCGAAGTATTCATCTAAAGCTGTTTGAG ATAGACAAAGTATGGACTAAACAGGAGACAGACATAATGAATAAATCTGCTCTAATGGCTG AGGAGCTTCAGTATATGTTAATTAGGGCGTGcaaagaaaaagacagacagCTGGAAAGAGCTGAACAGGAGTTGAGAGAGACCAGAAAGATGCTGGATAGACTCTTAAGACTCAACCCTCATGCTCAGTTTTTGGACAGAGACAAATCAAATCCCATTTAA
- the LOC132139878 gene encoding butyrophilin-like protein 1 isoform X3 yields MGSEINVPCHLTPEICAIGMQIKWFKETDCVCIYKNRHVIEGRSYRDRVSLDTHVLERGNVSLHVNIFSVSDVGDYYCQVISGGRTQQITVGVSIKPEVQPVSQSPRFQGRSIHLKLFEIDKVWTKQETDIMNKSALMAGHYNGTAAPPRGHSGLMQHLTCEARSSLVVSVYLFVCNCERQ; encoded by the exons ATGGGGTCTGAAATCAATGTTCCTTGTCACTTGACTCCTGAAATCTGTGCCATTGGCATGCAGATCAAATGGTTTAAGGAGACAGACTGTGTTTGCATCTACAAGAACAGACATGTGATCGAGGGGAGGAGCTACAGAGACAGAGTGAGTCTGGACACTCACGTACTGGAGAGAGGAAATGTGTCTTTACATGTAAATATCTTCAGTGTCTCAGATGTTGGTGATTACTACTGTCAGGTCATCAGTGGAGGCAGAACACAACAGATTACAGTAGGAG TGAGCATAAAACCTGAAGTCCAACCTGTGAGTCAGTCACCAAGATTTCAAGGTCGAAGTATTCATCTAAAGCTGTTTGAG ATAGACAAAGTATGGACTAAACAGGAGACAGACATAATGAATAAATCTGCTCTAATGGCTG GTCACTACAACGGAACTGCAGCGCCCCCGCGTGGACACAGTGGTCTAATGCAGCATCTCACTTGTGAAG CTAGGTCATCTCTTGTGGTGTcagtgtatttgtttgtgtgtaacTGCGAGAGGCAGTGA
- the LOC132139878 gene encoding selection and upkeep of intraepithelial T-cells protein 4-like isoform X1, which translates to MGSEINVPCHLTPEICAIGMQIKWFKETDCVCIYKNRHVIEGRSYRDRVSLDTHVLERGNVSLHVNIFSVSDVGDYYCQVISGGRTQQITVGVSIKPEVQPVSQSPRFQGRSIHLKLFEIDKVWTKQETDIMNKSALMAGECCFSKFTKEELQYMLIRACKEKDRQLERAEQELRETRKMLDRLLRLNPHAQFLDRDKSNPI; encoded by the exons ATGGGGTCTGAAATCAATGTTCCTTGTCACTTGACTCCTGAAATCTGTGCCATTGGCATGCAGATCAAATGGTTTAAGGAGACAGACTGTGTTTGCATCTACAAGAACAGACATGTGATCGAGGGGAGGAGCTACAGAGACAGAGTGAGTCTGGACACTCACGTACTGGAGAGAGGAAATGTGTCTTTACATGTAAATATCTTCAGTGTCTCAGATGTTGGTGATTACTACTGTCAGGTCATCAGTGGAGGCAGAACACAACAGATTACAGTAGGAG TGAGCATAAAACCTGAAGTCCAACCTGTGAGTCAGTCACCAAGATTTCAAGGTCGAAGTATTCATCTAAAGCTGTTTGAG ATAGACAAAGTATGGACTAAACAGGAGACAGACATAATGAATAAATCTGCTCTAATGGCTGGTGAGTGTTGTTTTAGCAAGTTCACGAAAG AGGAGCTTCAGTATATGTTAATTAGGGCGTGcaaagaaaaagacagacagCTGGAAAGAGCTGAACAGGAGTTGAGAGAGACCAGAAAGATGCTGGATAGACTCTTAAGACTCAACCCTCATGCTCAGTTTTTGGACAGAGACAAATCAAATCCCATTTAA